A region from the Variovorax paradoxus genome encodes:
- a CDS encoding BON domain-containing protein — MTTTPFQRLAIALAAGTVLVAGLSACVPLVVGGAAAVGMGMVATDRRSSGAQLDDQGIELRAAARVREIANDNMYVSVTSFNRQVLLTGAVGSEADRRRVEDVVQRVDNVRSVVNEVTVGQSSTFQERSNDVFISGKVKASLLDAKDIFANSFKVVTERGVVYLMGIATRRETDRATEIARGISGVQKVVRVVEVVSEAELASQAQRGGTGASTPAPAPAPSSAPGTSSSSRVPLPPMEPLPPAQPGTPTTSPVR, encoded by the coding sequence ATGACAACGACACCGTTCCAACGCCTCGCCATTGCTCTTGCCGCGGGGACCGTGCTGGTTGCCGGGCTGTCGGCCTGCGTGCCGCTCGTGGTCGGAGGGGCCGCAGCGGTGGGCATGGGCATGGTGGCGACCGATCGCCGCAGCTCCGGCGCCCAGCTCGACGACCAGGGCATCGAGCTGCGCGCGGCCGCCCGTGTGCGCGAAATCGCCAACGACAACATGTACGTGAGCGTCACCAGCTTCAACCGCCAGGTGCTGCTGACGGGCGCCGTGGGCAGCGAGGCCGACCGCCGCCGCGTCGAGGACGTGGTGCAGCGCGTGGACAACGTGCGCTCGGTGGTCAACGAGGTCACCGTCGGCCAGTCCAGCACTTTCCAGGAACGCTCGAACGACGTGTTCATCAGCGGCAAGGTCAAGGCCTCGCTGCTCGACGCCAAGGACATCTTCGCCAATTCGTTCAAGGTGGTGACCGAGCGCGGCGTGGTCTACCTGATGGGCATCGCGACGCGCCGCGAAACCGACCGCGCGACCGAAATCGCACGCGGCATTTCGGGCGTGCAGAAGGTGGTGCGCGTGGTCGAGGTGGTGAGCGAGGCCGAACTGGCCAGCCAGGCGCAGCGGGGCGGCACGGGGGCATCCACACCCGCTCCTGCACCCGCGCCGTCGTCGGCACCCGGGACTTCTTCTTCGTCGCGCGTGCCGCTGCCGCCGATGGAGCCGCTGCCGCCGGCGCAACCCGGCACCCCGACGACCTCGCCGGTGCGCTGA
- a CDS encoding NAD(P)-dependent oxidoreductase — protein MSSINPRTYESTPSQTVAFLGLGVMGGPMAGHLAKAGHKVTVYNRTPAKAEAWVAEFGAPGRHAATPREAVAGADIVFSCVGNDDDLRAVVLGPNGAFAGMKKGSVLVDHTTASADVARELANAAASAGLQFIDAPVSGGQAGAQNGALTVMCGGDKASFERVKPVMTAFARAVTLLGASGAGQLAKMVNQIAIAGLVQGLSEAIAFGQRAGLDMKLVLDVIGKGAAQSWQMDNRGKTMIEGKFDYGFAVDWMRKDLGLVLDEAKRNGARVPVTALVDQFYADVQQAGGKRWDTSSLIIRLK, from the coding sequence ATGAGCAGCATCAACCCCCGAACCTACGAATCCACCCCCTCCCAGACGGTGGCCTTCCTGGGCCTTGGCGTCATGGGCGGCCCGATGGCCGGGCACCTGGCCAAGGCCGGCCACAAGGTCACGGTCTACAACCGCACACCGGCCAAGGCCGAGGCCTGGGTCGCCGAATTCGGCGCGCCCGGCCGCCATGCCGCCACCCCGCGCGAAGCGGTCGCGGGCGCCGACATCGTCTTCAGCTGCGTGGGCAATGACGACGACCTGCGCGCCGTGGTGCTGGGCCCGAACGGCGCCTTCGCGGGCATGAAGAAGGGCAGCGTGCTCGTCGACCACACCACCGCTTCGGCCGACGTGGCACGCGAACTGGCGAATGCGGCGGCGTCGGCCGGACTGCAGTTCATCGACGCGCCCGTGTCCGGCGGCCAGGCCGGCGCGCAGAACGGCGCGCTCACCGTGATGTGCGGCGGCGACAAGGCGAGCTTCGAACGCGTCAAGCCGGTGATGACCGCCTTCGCGCGCGCCGTCACGCTGCTGGGCGCGAGCGGCGCCGGCCAGCTGGCCAAAATGGTGAACCAGATCGCCATCGCGGGCCTGGTGCAGGGCCTCTCCGAAGCCATTGCCTTCGGCCAGCGCGCCGGCCTCGACATGAAGCTGGTGCTCGATGTGATCGGCAAGGGCGCCGCCCAGAGCTGGCAGATGGACAACCGCGGCAAGACCATGATCGAGGGCAAGTTCGACTACGGCTTTGCCGTCGACTGGATGCGCAAGGACCTGGGCCTGGTGCTCGACGAGGCCAAGCGCAACGGCGCGCGCGTGCCCGTCACGGCGCTGGTCGACCAGTTCTATGCCGACGTACAGCAGGCCGGCGGCAAGCGCTGGGATACGTCGAGCCTGATCATCCGGCTCAAGTAA
- a CDS encoding YraN family protein has product MKTITTKHRGDAAEDAALDHLQCAGLALVARNYRTPGRGGGEIDLIMRDPRDATLVFVEVRQRSTGTHGGAGGSITGVKQRRIVFAARHYLNGLRTLPPCRFDVVLVEERITWLQGAFDAGGN; this is encoded by the coding sequence ATGAAGACCATCACGACCAAGCATCGTGGCGACGCGGCGGAAGACGCCGCGCTCGACCACCTTCAATGCGCGGGCCTGGCGCTGGTTGCGCGCAATTATCGAACGCCCGGGCGCGGCGGCGGCGAGATCGACCTGATCATGCGCGATCCGCGCGACGCCACGCTGGTGTTCGTGGAGGTGCGCCAGCGCAGCACCGGCACGCACGGCGGTGCCGGCGGCAGCATCACGGGCGTCAAGCAGCGGCGCATCGTCTTTGCCGCGCGCCACTACCTGAACGGTCTGCGCACGCTGCCGCCGTGCCGCTTCGACGTGGTGCTGGTCGAGGAGCGCATCACCTGGCTGCAGGGGGCGTTCGACGCGGGCGGGAACTGA
- the rsmI gene encoding 16S rRNA (cytidine(1402)-2'-O)-methyltransferase: MASLVPASFGAALAAARDASGAQHYPQGTLYVVATPIGNLADITLRALHVLQLVDAIACEDTRHTQSLLRAYGIDRPNAQLLAVHQHNEAEAAQAVVARLALGERIAYVSDAGTPGVSDPGARLVAAVRGAGQRVLPLPGASSVTTLVGAAGLVAAGDESSAFVFAGFLPTKAGERDAAVKALAQERRAVVLLEAPHRIEAVARALAALGERRITVGRELTKQFEEIATLAAAELPGWFAAGRDRTRGEFALVLHPVAAAADDGSAEGERVLRLLLAELPVKTAVRLAAEISGAPRNALYETALRIRNDDEDEGGA, translated from the coding sequence TTGGCTTCACTAGTACCCGCTTCCTTCGGCGCCGCCCTTGCGGCCGCGCGCGATGCCTCGGGTGCACAGCATTATCCGCAGGGCACGCTGTACGTGGTGGCCACGCCCATCGGCAACCTGGCCGACATCACGCTGCGCGCGCTGCATGTGCTGCAGCTGGTGGACGCCATCGCCTGCGAGGACACGCGCCACACGCAGAGCCTGCTGCGCGCCTACGGCATCGACCGGCCGAATGCCCAGCTGCTGGCCGTGCACCAGCACAACGAGGCCGAGGCTGCCCAGGCCGTGGTCGCGCGGCTCGCGCTGGGCGAGCGCATTGCTTACGTGAGCGACGCCGGCACGCCGGGCGTGAGCGACCCGGGCGCGCGGCTGGTCGCGGCGGTGCGCGGTGCCGGCCAGCGCGTGCTGCCGCTGCCGGGCGCGAGCAGCGTCACCACGCTGGTCGGCGCCGCCGGCCTCGTGGCGGCGGGCGACGAGAGCAGCGCCTTCGTGTTCGCGGGTTTCCTGCCGACCAAGGCCGGCGAGCGCGACGCGGCCGTGAAGGCGCTGGCGCAGGAGCGGCGCGCGGTGGTGCTGCTGGAAGCGCCGCACCGCATCGAGGCCGTGGCGCGCGCCCTCGCGGCGCTGGGCGAGCGCCGCATCACCGTCGGCCGCGAACTCACCAAGCAATTCGAGGAAATCGCGACCCTCGCCGCCGCCGAGCTGCCGGGCTGGTTCGCAGCCGGCCGCGACCGCACGCGCGGCGAATTCGCACTGGTGCTGCACCCCGTGGCCGCGGCCGCCGACGACGGCAGCGCCGAAGGCGAACGCGTGCTGCGCCTGCTGCTGGCCGAGCTGCCCGTGAAGACCGCGGTGCGGCTCGCGGCCGAGATCAGCGGCGCGCCGCGCAATGCGCTGTATGAAACGGCGCTGCGCATTCGCAATGACGACGAGGACGAGGGCGGCGCGTAG
- a CDS encoding glutathione S-transferase has protein sequence MTTYQLHYWPTIQGRGEFVRLALEAAGADYVDVARLPESKGGGESALGDRLDDPEIVRPSFAPPFLIDGDIVVGQTAAILLYLGPRLGLAGVGESDGLWTHQLQLTIADVVAEAHDTHHPISTGAYYEDQRDAAVQRARAFREERIPKFLNWFERVLQRNPAGPSHLVGDVLTYADLSLFQLVEGLRYAFPKAAARALADTPAVEKLHDNVRRRQRVHDYLQSPRRIAFNEDGIFRRYAELDG, from the coding sequence CTCGCGCTCGAGGCGGCCGGTGCGGACTATGTCGACGTGGCGCGGCTGCCTGAATCGAAGGGCGGCGGCGAGTCCGCACTGGGCGACCGGCTCGACGACCCCGAGATCGTCCGCCCGTCCTTCGCACCGCCGTTCCTGATCGACGGCGACATTGTCGTGGGACAAACCGCGGCCATCCTGCTGTACCTCGGGCCGCGGCTGGGCCTCGCGGGCGTCGGCGAATCCGACGGCCTCTGGACGCACCAGCTGCAGCTCACCATTGCCGACGTGGTGGCGGAGGCGCACGACACGCACCATCCGATCTCCACCGGTGCCTACTACGAGGACCAGCGCGATGCCGCCGTGCAGCGCGCGCGGGCTTTCCGCGAAGAGCGGATTCCCAAGTTCCTGAACTGGTTCGAGCGCGTGCTGCAGCGCAATCCCGCGGGGCCGTCGCACCTCGTGGGCGATGTGCTGACCTACGCCGACCTGTCGCTGTTCCAGCTGGTCGAAGGCCTGCGCTACGCGTTCCCGAAGGCCGCGGCCCGCGCGCTGGCCGACACGCCGGCGGTCGAGAAACTGCACGACAACGTCCGCCGCCGCCAGCGCGTGCACGACTACCTGCAAAGCCCGCGCCGCATCGCGTTCAACGAGGACGGGATCTTCAGGCGCTATGCCGAGCTGGATGGCTGA
- a CDS encoding PilT/PilU family type 4a pilus ATPase, producing the protein MERDQASQFINDLLKLMVSRNGSDLFITADFPPAIKVDGKVTKVSQQALGAQHTLALTRSVMNDRQTAEFERTKECNFAISPTGIGRFRVNAFVQQGKVGMVLRTIPAKLPTIDGLGMPQVLKDVSMTKRGLTILVGATGSGKSTTLAAMVDWRNENSYGHIVTVEDPVEFVHPHKNCVVTQREVGIDTDSWEAALKNTLRQAPDVILMGEIRDRETMEHAVAFAETGHLCMATLHANSANQALDRIINFFPEERRAQLLMDLSLNLRSLISQRLVPTEDGQGRVAAVEVLLNTPLISDLIFKGEVGEIKEIMKKSRNLGMQTFDQALFDLFESHSITFEDAIRNADSANDLRLQIKLNSQRARSTDLSAGTEHFAIV; encoded by the coding sequence ATGGAACGCGATCAAGCCAGCCAATTCATCAACGACCTGCTCAAGCTCATGGTGAGCCGCAACGGCAGCGACTTGTTCATCACCGCCGACTTCCCGCCCGCGATCAAGGTCGACGGCAAGGTCACCAAGGTGTCGCAGCAGGCATTGGGCGCGCAGCACACGCTGGCGCTCACGCGCTCGGTCATGAACGACCGCCAGACGGCCGAGTTCGAGCGCACCAAGGAATGCAACTTCGCGATTTCGCCCACCGGCATCGGCCGCTTCCGCGTGAACGCGTTCGTGCAGCAGGGCAAGGTCGGCATGGTGCTGCGGACCATCCCGGCCAAGCTGCCGACCATCGACGGCCTGGGCATGCCGCAGGTGCTGAAGGACGTGTCCATGACCAAGCGCGGCCTCACCATCCTGGTGGGCGCCACGGGCTCGGGCAAGTCGACCACGCTGGCGGCGATGGTCGACTGGCGCAACGAGAACTCCTACGGCCATATCGTGACGGTGGAAGACCCGGTCGAGTTCGTGCATCCGCACAAGAACTGCGTGGTGACGCAGCGCGAAGTGGGCATCGACACCGACAGCTGGGAAGCCGCGCTCAAGAACACGCTGCGCCAGGCGCCCGACGTGATCCTGATGGGCGAAATCCGCGACCGCGAGACCATGGAGCACGCGGTGGCTTTCGCGGAAACCGGCCACCTGTGCATGGCCACGCTGCACGCCAACAGCGCCAACCAGGCGCTGGACCGGATCATCAACTTCTTCCCCGAAGAGCGCCGCGCCCAGCTGCTGATGGACCTGTCGCTGAACCTGCGCTCGCTGATCTCGCAGCGCCTGGTGCCCACCGAGGACGGCCAGGGCCGCGTGGCGGCAGTGGAAGTGCTGCTGAACACGCCGCTGATCTCCGACCTGATCTTCAAGGGCGAAGTGGGCGAGATCAAGGAGATCATGAAGAAGAGCCGCAACCTCGGCATGCAGACCTTCGACCAGGCGCTGTTCGACCTGTTCGAGAGCCACTCGATCACCTTCGAGGACGCGATCCGCAACGCCGACTCGGCCAATGACCTGCGCTTGCAGATCAAGCTCAACAGCCAGCGTGCGCGCAGCACCGACTTGTCGGCCGGCACGGAGCATTTCGCGATCGTATAG
- a CDS encoding class I adenylate-forming enzyme family protein produces the protein MFPIDFFWRAAARWPDNIAIDAPEGTLRYEALAAQVAALAAALVALDPAPQSRVTICAKNSAEHIAALLAVLACGKVWVPLNPQSTRPEIRRIVDATEPSILVLDGACAGLLDGAPGTRIHTGTAPRDETTIAALVARHAGAPRPSFALPLDATQAIKFTGGTTGAPKGVMQPYRAWLANIANQIHAWGFDEHERYVVAAPITHGTSTYVLPILAQGGCHVVLPAAGAEAVRTAFRERGGTACFMPPTLVYMLMALPGASRADFPRLRRLIYGGAPMPSEKIREVRAFFGPVLGTTYGQTEAPQILTVMLPEDFEDERNWAAVGRTAWFSDVAIMAPDGRLLPAGEVGEVVARGDLLMTGYWRLPEKTAETLVDGWLHTGDRGLIDERGYLYLKDRLKDMVITGGFNVYPVDVENALGQHPAVHECAVFGIPDDKWGEAVQAAVQLRPGRHATEVELIAFVRERLGPVQTPKHIHFHEALPRSPVGKVLKSAVRELAMGTAATS, from the coding sequence ATGTTTCCCATCGACTTCTTCTGGCGCGCCGCGGCGCGCTGGCCCGACAACATTGCCATCGACGCCCCCGAAGGCACCCTCCGCTACGAGGCGCTCGCCGCCCAGGTGGCGGCGCTGGCGGCCGCGCTCGTCGCCCTCGACCCCGCACCGCAAAGCCGCGTGACCATCTGCGCGAAGAACAGCGCGGAGCACATCGCTGCGCTGCTCGCGGTGCTGGCCTGCGGCAAGGTCTGGGTGCCGCTGAATCCGCAGAGCACGCGGCCGGAGATCCGCCGCATCGTCGATGCCACCGAGCCTTCGATCCTCGTGCTCGACGGTGCCTGCGCCGGGCTGCTCGACGGCGCGCCCGGCACGCGCATCCACACCGGCACGGCGCCGCGGGATGAAACCACCATCGCGGCCCTGGTGGCCCGGCATGCCGGCGCGCCACGCCCTTCGTTCGCGCTGCCGCTGGACGCCACGCAGGCGATCAAGTTCACCGGCGGCACCACCGGCGCGCCCAAGGGCGTGATGCAGCCGTACCGCGCATGGCTCGCCAACATCGCCAACCAGATCCACGCCTGGGGCTTCGACGAGCACGAGCGCTACGTCGTGGCGGCGCCGATCACGCACGGCACCTCGACCTACGTGCTGCCCATCCTCGCGCAAGGCGGCTGCCACGTGGTGCTGCCCGCAGCCGGCGCCGAGGCCGTGCGCACGGCCTTCCGCGAGCGCGGCGGCACGGCGTGCTTCATGCCGCCGACGCTGGTCTACATGCTGATGGCGCTGCCGGGCGCGTCGCGCGCCGACTTCCCGCGCCTGCGCCGGCTGATCTATGGCGGCGCGCCGATGCCCTCCGAAAAGATCCGCGAGGTGCGCGCGTTCTTCGGCCCGGTGCTGGGCACCACATACGGCCAGACCGAGGCGCCCCAGATCCTCACCGTGATGCTTCCCGAGGACTTCGAGGATGAGCGCAACTGGGCCGCCGTGGGCCGCACCGCCTGGTTCAGCGACGTGGCCATCATGGCGCCGGACGGCCGGCTGCTGCCCGCCGGCGAGGTCGGCGAAGTGGTGGCGCGCGGCGACCTGCTGATGACCGGCTACTGGCGCCTGCCCGAAAAAACCGCCGAGACGCTGGTGGACGGCTGGCTGCACACCGGCGACCGGGGCCTGATCGACGAGCGCGGCTATCTCTACCTGAAGGACCGCCTGAAGGACATGGTCATCACGGGCGGCTTCAACGTGTACCCGGTGGACGTGGAGAACGCGCTGGGCCAGCACCCGGCCGTGCACGAGTGCGCGGTGTTCGGCATTCCCGACGACAAGTGGGGCGAGGCGGTGCAGGCCGCCGTGCAGCTGCGCCCCGGACGCCATGCCACCGAGGTCGAGCTGATCGCCTTCGTGCGCGAGCGCCTGGGCCCCGTGCAGACGCCCAAGCACATCCATTTTCACGAGGCCCTGCCGCGTTCGCCCGTGGGCAAGGTGCTCAAGAGCGCCGTGCGCGAACTCGCCATGGGCACCGCCGCCACTTCCTGA
- a CDS encoding citryl-CoA lyase: MTSTSETPVTRLCTHTLTSLHYRDADLVEDLLGKKTFTEVMLMQILNRTPRGVDLRITDAVLVVLMEHGLTPSAIATRLIYMSAPENLQGAVSAGLLAVGSSFVGTMENCSGLLDRIGAAADPDAEAMEIARHYKGLKSPVPGFGHHLHKPVDPRAYKLLDMARAEPELAGDKVRALERLSAAVDAVAGRPITINATGAVAALLGEIGVPTGVMRGFAVISRAAGLVAHIVEEQQSPSGRFIWDTVEHAIPFVGASGKGDS; this comes from the coding sequence ATGACTTCCACCTCCGAAACTCCCGTCACCCGCCTGTGCACCCACACGCTCACCAGCCTGCACTACCGCGATGCCGACCTGGTCGAAGACCTGCTCGGCAAGAAGACCTTCACCGAGGTGATGCTGATGCAGATCCTGAACCGCACGCCGCGCGGCGTGGACCTGCGCATCACCGACGCGGTGCTGGTGGTGCTGATGGAGCACGGCCTTACGCCCAGCGCCATTGCCACGCGCCTGATCTACATGAGTGCGCCCGAGAACCTGCAGGGCGCCGTCTCGGCCGGGCTGCTGGCCGTGGGCAGTTCGTTCGTGGGCACCATGGAGAACTGCTCCGGCCTGCTCGACCGCATCGGCGCGGCCGCCGACCCCGATGCCGAAGCGATGGAGATCGCGCGCCACTACAAAGGTCTCAAGAGCCCGGTGCCGGGCTTCGGCCACCACCTGCACAAGCCGGTGGACCCGCGCGCCTACAAGCTGCTCGACATGGCGCGCGCCGAGCCCGAACTGGCCGGCGACAAGGTACGGGCGCTGGAGCGCCTGTCCGCCGCGGTGGACGCCGTGGCCGGACGCCCCATCACCATCAACGCGACCGGTGCGGTGGCCGCGCTGCTCGGCGAGATCGGCGTGCCCACAGGCGTGATGCGCGGCTTCGCCGTGATCTCGCGCGCCGCGGGGCTGGTGGCGCACATCGTCGAGGAGCAGCAAAGCCCATCGGGGCGCTTCATCTGGGACACCGTCGAGCATGCGATTCCGTTCGTGGGAGCGAGCGGGAAGGGCGACTCATGA
- a CDS encoding tripartite tricarboxylate transporter substrate binding protein, with the protein MTSYSAPRRHGLAFAAALACCAALPLQAQPAAPWPSKPVKLVVGYAAGGATDVIARLVAVRLGEQLGQPLLVDNRTGANSNVGAEYVARAPADGYMLYVYTIANTINASLYGKLGYDPVKDFEPIGLIAKIPNILVVNPSLPVKSVADYVRFAKESKEGITFASSGSGSSIHLSGEMFKMQAKLNMLHVPYRGSAPAVTDLLGGQVQSMFDNTPSALPHVQGGRLRALAITSARRSPLLPDVPTLAESGYPGFDVQSWFGLAAPAGTPRPVIDRLNAALGKVLAAPEVRQRLQDLAATPEPGTPEQMRSFAAAEIKRWREVVKESGAKAE; encoded by the coding sequence GTGACTTCGTATTCCGCACCCCGCCGGCATGGGCTGGCGTTCGCCGCCGCCCTCGCCTGCTGCGCCGCGCTGCCCCTGCAGGCGCAGCCCGCCGCCCCATGGCCGTCCAAGCCCGTGAAGCTCGTGGTCGGCTACGCCGCCGGCGGCGCCACGGACGTGATCGCGCGCCTCGTCGCCGTCAGGCTGGGCGAGCAGCTCGGCCAGCCCTTGCTGGTGGACAACCGCACGGGCGCCAACAGCAACGTGGGCGCCGAGTACGTGGCCCGCGCGCCCGCCGACGGCTACATGCTCTACGTCTACACCATCGCGAACACCATCAACGCCTCGCTCTACGGCAAGCTGGGCTACGACCCGGTCAAGGACTTCGAGCCCATCGGCCTGATCGCGAAGATTCCCAACATCCTCGTGGTGAATCCGTCGCTGCCCGTGAAGAGCGTGGCCGACTACGTGCGCTTCGCCAAGGAGTCCAAGGAAGGCATCACCTTTGCCTCGTCCGGCAGCGGCTCGTCCATCCACCTGTCGGGCGAGATGTTCAAGATGCAGGCCAAGCTCAACATGCTGCACGTGCCCTACCGCGGCAGCGCGCCAGCGGTCACCGACCTCTTGGGCGGCCAGGTGCAGTCGATGTTCGACAACACGCCGTCGGCCCTGCCGCACGTGCAGGGCGGGCGCCTGCGCGCCCTCGCGATCACCAGCGCCCGGCGTTCGCCGCTGCTGCCCGACGTGCCCACGCTGGCCGAGTCGGGCTATCCGGGCTTCGACGTGCAGTCGTGGTTCGGCCTGGCCGCCCCCGCCGGCACGCCGCGCCCCGTGATCGACCGCCTGAATGCCGCGCTCGGCAAGGTGCTGGCCGCGCCCGAGGTGCGCCAGCGCCTGCAGGACCTGGCCGCCACCCCCGAACCCGGCACGCCCGAGCAGATGCGCAGCTTTGCCGCGGCCGAGATCAAGCGCTGGCGCGAAGTGGTGAAGGAGTCCGGCGCCAAGGCCGAGTAA
- a CDS encoding SDR family NAD(P)-dependent oxidoreductase → MSLTPPALPLDLSGRVVFVLGAGSAGPGWSIGRASSVTYARLGARVCVADRDAASAEETTALIRAEGGTAETFIGDAADEADVARLFGEARERFGTVDVLHHNVGIGKTGGPMETSAEDFDRIHAVNVRSLLLSTRQVLPGMVERGRGAIVAISSIAGMRYLGYPHLAYGVTKAAVTQFTRMVAQQYAAQGVRANTVVPGLIDTPRIANTVAKVFSDTSLDEAKAARARQVPMGRMGTAWDVAHACAFLASDAAAYVTGTELLVDGGITGKFV, encoded by the coding sequence ATGAGCCTCACTCCTCCTGCGCTGCCACTGGACCTGTCGGGGCGTGTCGTCTTCGTGCTGGGCGCGGGCTCGGCGGGACCGGGCTGGAGCATCGGGCGGGCGTCGAGCGTCACCTATGCCCGGCTCGGCGCTCGTGTGTGCGTGGCAGACCGCGACGCCGCCTCCGCCGAGGAAACCACCGCGCTGATCCGCGCCGAAGGCGGCACCGCCGAGACCTTCATCGGCGATGCGGCGGACGAGGCCGACGTGGCCCGGCTCTTTGGCGAAGCACGCGAGCGCTTCGGCACGGTCGACGTGCTGCACCACAACGTGGGTATCGGCAAGACCGGCGGCCCCATGGAGACCAGCGCCGAGGACTTCGACCGCATCCACGCAGTGAACGTGCGCAGCCTGCTCCTGTCCACCCGGCAGGTGCTGCCCGGCATGGTCGAGCGCGGGCGCGGCGCCATCGTCGCCATCTCGTCGATTGCAGGCATGCGCTACCTGGGCTATCCGCACTTGGCTTACGGCGTGACCAAGGCCGCGGTCACGCAGTTCACGCGCATGGTGGCGCAGCAATATGCAGCCCAGGGCGTGCGCGCCAACACCGTCGTGCCGGGGCTGATCGACACGCCGCGCATCGCCAACACGGTGGCAAAGGTGTTCTCGGACACCAGCCTGGACGAGGCCAAGGCTGCCCGCGCCCGGCAGGTGCCCATGGGCCGCATGGGCACGGCCTGGGACGTGGCCCATGCCTGCGCGTTCCTGGCGTCGGATGCGGCGGCCTATGTGACCGGCACCGAGCTGCTCGTGGATGGAGGCATCACCGGCAAGTTCGTGTAG
- a CDS encoding SIS domain-containing protein, with the protein MLEQRIQQHFIDSADLKYQAGPVLSKPISQAMQAILACVTSGGKVLACGAGVSGLLAAQFAAHFVGRFERERPELGAIALPGDSTDPTADSANAIDADRFARQVRALGQAGDVLLALSASGQSAAVLAAVMAAHERDMTVVALLGNASAGQPASPAAGSSGTGGAIGRALRETDVQIGVSHERAARIHEVHLLALHCLCDGVDAQLLGEQEAST; encoded by the coding sequence ATGCTCGAGCAACGGATTCAGCAACACTTCATCGATAGCGCCGACCTCAAGTACCAGGCCGGCCCAGTCCTCAGCAAACCCATTTCGCAGGCAATGCAGGCCATCCTGGCGTGCGTGACCAGCGGCGGCAAGGTGCTGGCCTGCGGTGCGGGCGTCTCGGGCCTGCTGGCGGCGCAGTTCGCGGCGCATTTCGTCGGCCGCTTCGAGCGCGAGCGCCCCGAGCTCGGCGCCATCGCGCTGCCCGGCGACAGCACCGACCCCACGGCCGACAGCGCCAACGCCATCGACGCCGACCGCTTTGCCCGCCAGGTGCGCGCACTCGGCCAGGCCGGCGACGTGCTGCTTGCGCTCAGCGCCAGCGGTCAGTCGGCGGCCGTGCTGGCGGCGGTCATGGCCGCGCACGAGCGCGACATGACGGTGGTCGCGCTGCTGGGCAACGCCAGCGCCGGCCAGCCGGCATCGCCCGCCGCGGGCAGCAGCGGAACCGGTGGCGCCATCGGCCGCGCGCTGCGCGAAACGGACGTCCAGATCGGCGTGTCGCACGAACGTGCGGCGCGTATCCACGAAGTCCACCTGCTCGCACTGCACTGCCTGTGCGACGGCGTGGATGCCCAGCTACTCGGAGAACAGGAAGCTTCCACATGA
- a CDS encoding IclR family transcriptional regulator, producing MPSRTANKNVRQPDVSARAAAGAEPGEDAGSRTLRRGLQLLDAVLASGREGLRVVDLCRAAGLERATVHRLLATLVESGYAAQRGRFRYVAGPRLAAMAQPAGMPNMAMRLRPVLERVSAACGDAAFAIVREGPASHCIARHVGTHPVQILVIQVGTRQPLGVGAAGLALLSALPDDEMASAIAANAPVLGRYGGMTPERMALLVRATRERGWSVIGNHATDGVLAVGMAVRSSEGEPVAAVSVASTLDRMPRERQQLIARWMREALAALLPGGL from the coding sequence ATGCCCTCCCGAACCGCGAACAAGAACGTCCGCCAGCCGGACGTTTCAGCCCGTGCCGCGGCAGGCGCCGAGCCCGGCGAAGACGCCGGCAGCCGCACGCTGCGGCGCGGCCTGCAGTTGCTGGACGCCGTGCTGGCCAGTGGCCGCGAAGGCCTGCGCGTGGTGGACCTGTGCCGCGCGGCGGGGCTGGAGCGCGCCACGGTCCACCGCCTGCTGGCCACGCTGGTGGAGAGCGGCTATGCCGCCCAGCGCGGGCGCTTTCGCTATGTGGCGGGGCCGCGGCTGGCGGCCATGGCGCAGCCCGCCGGCATGCCCAACATGGCGATGCGCCTGCGTCCGGTGCTGGAACGCGTGAGCGCAGCCTGCGGCGATGCGGCTTTCGCGATCGTGCGCGAAGGCCCGGCATCGCACTGCATCGCGCGCCATGTGGGCACGCATCCGGTACAGATCCTGGTGATCCAGGTGGGCACGCGCCAGCCGCTGGGCGTGGGCGCGGCGGGCCTGGCGCTGCTGTCGGCGTTGCCGGACGACGAGATGGCGTCCGCCATCGCTGCCAATGCCCCCGTCCTCGGGCGCTACGGCGGCATGACGCCCGAGCGCATGGCGCTCCTGGTGCGCGCGACGCGCGAGCGTGGCTGGTCGGTCATCGGCAACCATGCCACCGATGGGGTGCTGGCCGTGGGCATGGCGGTGCGCAGCAGCGAAGGCGAGCCCGTGGCCGCCGTCAGCGTGGCGTCGACGCTGGACCGCATGCCGCGCGAGCGCCAGCAGCTGATCGCGCGCTGGATGCGCGAGGCGCTGGCCGCGCTGCTGCCGGGCGGGCTGTAA